A genomic segment from Cyprinus carpio isolate SPL01 chromosome A22, ASM1834038v1, whole genome shotgun sequence encodes:
- the LOC109057351 gene encoding complement factor H-like isoform X2 yields the protein MRVPVQIFLFSCFLFSVTFVQGQECLGEDITYENTQPVLNVSYADGETVKVNCMTGYIGFYKLKCKNGQWLTFIARRCSITCQLEVTEPEVIRTIPLGKTVFKAGEMVSIICSGKNQVFSKQETFACTNNGKWDYKPTCEESRCEVPINQHVYLPKYYFSGDLNLGAKRSYSCESGYREIAAVATCTRDGWTPKPLCAEIMCGPPRLPNAEIVGPQRPSYGINSRIQYKCRPGFEPEEPVQITCNPQGQWTGIQQCTDGTCQEQELKNIEILFAYPSIALPYTPGHILVFRCTDNNMRFYGQRAIECLPDGRWNYPYPQCGGKVQCSQPTKNLQFVTLSDEKTEYSNFEVLKYTCNKPYNEIPRGVLMCQNGKWNGTFDCKSELTRNFAFIFHSV from the exons ATGAGAGTTCCTGTACAAATCTTCCTCTTTTCCTGCTTCCTGTTTTCTGTTACCTTTGTGCAAGGTCAAG AATGTCTTGGAGAGGACATTACATACGAAAACACACAAccagttttaaatgtttcataCGCTGATGGTGAAACAGTGAAAGTGAACTGCATGACAGGTTATATCGGCTTTTATAAGTTAAAGTGTAAAAATGGACAATGGCTGACATTCATTGCACGAAGATGCTCAA TAACTTGTCAGCTTGAGGTAACCGAACCTGAAGTAATAAGAACCATTCCACTgggaaaaacagttttcaaagcTGGAGAAATGGTGTCGATTATCTGTTCTGGCAAAAACCAGGTCTTTAGTAAACAGGAAACATTTGCTTGCACAAACAATGGGAAGTGGGATTACAAGCCTACTTGTGAGG AGAGTAGATGTGAAGTTCCAATCAACCAGCATGTGTATCTCCCAAAATATTACTTTAGTGGAGATCTGAATTTGGGAGCAAAGAGATCGTACAGTTGTGAGTCTGGATATCGTGAAATAGCAGCAGTGGCCACATGTACACGAGACGGATGGACACCAAAACCACTGTGTGCTG AAATTATGTGTGGCCCACCAAGACTTCCAAATGCAGAGATTGTGGGACCTCAGAGACCAAGCTACGGAATCAATTCaagaatacaatataaatgtcGTCCTGGATTTGAACCAGAGGAGCCTGTACAAATCACCTGTAATCCCCAGGGCCAGTGGACAGGCATACAGCAATGCACTG ATGGTACCTGTCAAGAGCAAGAactcaaaaatatagaaattctATTTGCATATCCGAGCATTGCGTTACCTTATACACCTGGACATATCTTAGTTTTTCGATGCACTGATAACAACATGAGGTTTTACGGCCAACGTGCAATTGAATGCCTGCCAGATGGGAGGTGGAATTACCCATATCCACAATGTGGAG GAAAGGTTCAGTGCTCCCAACCAACAAAGAACTTGCAGTTTGTGACACTGTCAGATGAGAAAACTGAATACAGCAACTTTGAGGTACTGAAATACACGTGCAATAAACCATACAATGAAATTCCAAGAGGAGTTTTGATGTGTCAAAATGGAAAATGGAACGGAACGTTTGACTGCAAAAGTGAGTTGACAAGAAATTTTGCATTCATATTCCATTCCGTTTAA
- the LOC109057351 gene encoding complement factor H-like isoform X1, whose translation MTSRINQRQCRIKGWDNSVPVCEEVRCPVIHTDGDVTASGNTKEGTYGDVIHFECVSSDKKLDGNSNIHCMENGVWSGPVPQCIVTCQLEVTEPEVIRTIPLGKTVFKAGEMVSIICSGKNQVFSKQETFACTNNGKWDYKPTCEESRCEVPINQHVYLPKYYFSGDLNLGAKRSYSCESGYREIAAVATCTRDGWTPKPLCAEIMCGPPRLPNAEIVGPQRPSYGINSRIQYKCRPGFEPEEPVQITCNPQGQWTGIQQCTDGTCQEQELKNIEILFAYPSIALPYTPGHILVFRCTDNNMRFYGQRAIECLPDGRWNYPYPQCGGKVQCSQPTKNLQFVTLSDEKTEYSNFEVLKYTCNKPYNEIPRGVLMCQNGKWNGTFDCKSELTRNFAFIFHSV comes from the exons ATGACAAGCAGAATCAATCAGCGTCAATGTAGAATCAAAGGGTGGGATAATTCTGTCCCTGTCTGTGAGG agGTGAGATGCCCTGTGATTCACACAGATGGGGATGTTACTGCATCGGGCAACACAAAGGAAGGAACTTATGGCGATGTTATTCATTTTGAGTGTGTATCTTCTGACAAAAAGCTAGACGGAAATAGTAACATTCATTGTATGGAGAACGGCGTTTGGAGCGGGCCTGTTCCACAATGCATAG TAACTTGTCAGCTTGAGGTAACCGAACCTGAAGTAATAAGAACCATTCCACTgggaaaaacagttttcaaagcTGGAGAAATGGTGTCGATTATCTGTTCTGGCAAAAACCAGGTCTTTAGTAAACAGGAAACATTTGCTTGCACAAACAATGGGAAGTGGGATTACAAGCCTACTTGTGAGG AGAGTAGATGTGAAGTTCCAATCAACCAGCATGTGTATCTCCCAAAATATTACTTTAGTGGAGATCTGAATTTGGGAGCAAAGAGATCGTACAGTTGTGAGTCTGGATATCGTGAAATAGCAGCAGTGGCCACATGTACACGAGACGGATGGACACCAAAACCACTGTGTGCTG AAATTATGTGTGGCCCACCAAGACTTCCAAATGCAGAGATTGTGGGACCTCAGAGACCAAGCTACGGAATCAATTCaagaatacaatataaatgtcGTCCTGGATTTGAACCAGAGGAGCCTGTACAAATCACCTGTAATCCCCAGGGCCAGTGGACAGGCATACAGCAATGCACTG ATGGTACCTGTCAAGAGCAAGAactcaaaaatatagaaattctATTTGCATATCCGAGCATTGCGTTACCTTATACACCTGGACATATCTTAGTTTTTCGATGCACTGATAACAACATGAGGTTTTACGGCCAACGTGCAATTGAATGCCTGCCAGATGGGAGGTGGAATTACCCATATCCACAATGTGGAG GAAAGGTTCAGTGCTCCCAACCAACAAAGAACTTGCAGTTTGTGACACTGTCAGATGAGAAAACTGAATACAGCAACTTTGAGGTACTGAAATACACGTGCAATAAACCATACAATGAAATTCCAAGAGGAGTTTTGATGTGTCAAAATGGAAAATGGAACGGAACGTTTGACTGCAAAAGTGAGTTGACAAGAAATTTTGCATTCATATTCCATTCCGTTTAA